The proteins below are encoded in one region of Lentimicrobium sp. L6:
- a CDS encoding tetratricopeptide repeat protein, with amino-acid sequence MVILKKAIPILALIFIMTGNLGFSQTKVDSIISEIDTTKNLYRKTTKQLHIAESYMRDRPHDAIEYAESALNNSLLLKDTMLILNAYKSLIISFSGTNGCDQVKDYYPFGFTYARTAKDSASYYADMGVVFTICGNLREAEVNYHKAMLLYKQMDDKINVAVLMTNMGVTYARNGQYYQASSNYLKALQISEEMKDEESIATTYQNMGEVMALQKQYDKAVGYYNSALNIYQKHKNQADMAAVYLNLGQIYIEQEEWDVAKHYLNRSYVIDTAQNLLHLESLALKQLGITYLKADEFISAQRLVSAALYIQYLHNYSSLIPETATLLAEIYYKQGKYTEALNILNNSEYTTKEIGDTNLLSRIYLLKSSILDILNQHDKAYKYLKNSVKISDSIFNIESSKSIMNLELAYQTEKKEKQIDELKFNDSLRQEQLKSKSIQLYLLIVIAILILIIMIYVLLYIRRRHFKETEQREKQFLQDRFEAEERAKDKIARDLHDDIGGQMIGMILQFQSANKLDEKEIGQLQNIYMDVRRLSHSLNEPIFSEITLQEKIRNYLSELKAHAPFQTQFIDDFSPKWDTILGYQDLQRNLYRIIQEQLTNTLKHAQATEVDIQLLNEDQHLIMIYEDNGIGLDSVESKDGQLKFNTIRKRVKLFTGEFEFNSQKGHGVFMMIRIPLQFKK; translated from the coding sequence ATGGTAATTCTTAAAAAAGCTATCCCTATCTTAGCATTGATCTTTATCATGACAGGTAATTTGGGCTTTTCTCAGACTAAAGTTGATTCCATAATATCCGAAATTGACACCACTAAGAACCTATATAGAAAAACAACCAAACAACTACATATAGCAGAGTCCTATATGAGAGACAGGCCACATGATGCCATTGAGTACGCAGAGTCTGCTTTGAATAATTCGCTTTTACTAAAAGATACCATGCTTATCCTTAATGCCTATAAATCACTTATCATATCTTTCTCAGGCACCAACGGTTGTGACCAAGTAAAAGACTATTATCCTTTCGGATTTACTTATGCCAGAACAGCAAAAGACAGTGCAAGTTATTATGCCGACATGGGTGTTGTATTTACCATTTGCGGAAACCTCAGGGAAGCTGAAGTAAATTATCATAAAGCCATGTTGCTTTACAAACAGATGGATGACAAAATAAATGTAGCTGTATTGATGACCAACATGGGAGTGACGTATGCAAGAAATGGGCAATACTACCAAGCTTCTTCTAATTATCTTAAAGCACTTCAAATAAGCGAAGAAATGAAAGATGAGGAAAGTATAGCCACGACCTATCAAAATATGGGTGAGGTAATGGCCTTACAAAAGCAATATGATAAAGCAGTTGGCTATTATAACTCTGCATTAAATATATACCAGAAACATAAAAACCAAGCTGATATGGCAGCGGTGTATCTAAATTTAGGGCAGATTTATATTGAACAAGAAGAATGGGATGTTGCAAAGCATTATTTAAATAGATCCTATGTGATTGATACCGCACAAAACCTACTGCATTTAGAATCGCTAGCTTTAAAACAACTAGGGATCACATACTTAAAAGCAGATGAATTCATCAGTGCTCAAAGGCTTGTCTCAGCAGCTCTTTATATACAATATTTACACAATTATAGTTCTTTAATTCCCGAAACAGCTACCCTCTTAGCTGAAATATATTATAAACAGGGTAAGTATACGGAAGCATTAAATATTTTAAATAATAGTGAATATACAACAAAAGAAATAGGTGATACCAATTTACTCTCGAGAATCTATTTATTAAAATCATCTATTTTAGACATTCTCAACCAGCATGACAAAGCCTATAAATACCTTAAAAACTCCGTGAAAATATCTGATAGTATTTTTAATATTGAAAGCTCCAAAAGCATCATGAACCTAGAATTAGCCTATCAGACAGAAAAAAAAGAAAAACAGATTGACGAACTAAAATTTAATGATTCCCTTCGTCAGGAGCAATTGAAAAGCAAATCCATTCAACTTTATCTACTAATAGTTATAGCTATCCTCATCTTAATTATCATGATCTACGTCCTATTATATATTAGGAGGAGGCACTTTAAAGAAACAGAGCAAAGAGAAAAACAATTCCTGCAAGATAGATTTGAAGCAGAAGAACGAGCCAAAGACAAGATAGCACGAGATTTACATGACGACATAGGAGGTCAGATGATTGGAATGATCCTCCAATTTCAATCGGCCAATAAGTTGGACGAAAAAGAAATAGGTCAATTACAAAATATCTATATGGATGTTAGGAGGCTATCGCACAGCTTAAACGAACCTATTTTTAGTGAGATTACATTACAAGAGAAAATCAGAAATTACCTGTCAGAACTCAAAGCACACGCCCCTTTTCAAACCCAATTTATTGATGATTTCAGCCCAAAATGGGATACTATTCTAGGTTATCAAGATTTACAAAGAAATCTATATAGAATTATTCAAGAGCAGCTGACTAATACTTTAAAACATGCCCAAGCTACAGAAGTAGATATACAACTTTTAAACGAGGATCAGCACTTAATAATGATATATGAAGACAATGGAATTGGATTGGATTCAGTAGAATCCAAAGATGGCCAATTAAAATTTAACACCATCCGAAAAAGGGTCAAACTTTTTACAGGAGAATTCGAGTTCAATAGTCAAAAAGGACATGGGGTATTTATGATGATTAGAATCCCACTTCAATTCAAAAAATAG